One window of Mucilaginibacter inviolabilis genomic DNA carries:
- a CDS encoding GH92 family glycosyl hydrolase: MKALFSAILVSLCVSTYAQQTKTASSPVDYINPLMGTDSKPDLSNGNTYPAIALPWGMNTWTPQTGKMGDGWQYTYAADKIRGFKQTHQPSPWMNDYGQFVIMPVTGKLRFDQDDRASWFSHKSETAKPYYYSVYLADADVTTEITPTERTAQFRFTFPKSDSSFIVVDAFNRASYIKILPKEQKIIGYSTRYARGKMTNFKNYFVIYVDKPFTLAKAWHDKTLAHDSLEISSAHSGAVIGFKTAKGEKVHLKVASSFVSFEQAELNLKRELANDNFDATCQKAKAVWNKTLSRINVEGGSIDQTRTFYSCMYRMLFFPNKLYELDAQNKIIHYSPYNGKIMPGYLFGGTGFWDTFRALYPFLNLVYPSINKEMQEGLINDYKEGGWLPEWSSPGYADIMVGNNSASVVAEAYLKGLRGYDINTLYDALVHGANNEGPISAVGRYGVKYYNELGYVPYDVKINENAARTLEYAYDDFAIYQLGKAIGKPESEIAIYKKRSQNYRNLFDPATGLMRGKNKDGSFQTPFNPFKWGDAFTEGNSWHYTWGVFHDIQGLINLMGGKQKFVSKLDSVFTMPPVFDDSYYGGVIHEIREMQIANMGQYAHGNQPIQHMIYLYNYAGEPWKTQYWARETMNRMYKATPDGYCGDEDNGQTSAWYVFSAMGFYPVCPASDQYVLGAPLFKKLTLTLENGKQVVINAPANSTQNCYVQTFNVNGKLYTPNWLSHKALMQGAVINVGMGATPNKTRGTQYKDFPFSLSEKN; the protein is encoded by the coding sequence ATGAAAGCACTTTTTAGCGCCATTTTAGTTTCGCTTTGCGTGAGTACTTATGCGCAGCAGACTAAAACGGCCAGTAGCCCGGTTGATTACATCAATCCGCTGATGGGCACCGATTCTAAACCCGACTTGTCTAATGGCAACACTTATCCGGCTATTGCCCTGCCATGGGGCATGAACACCTGGACACCGCAAACCGGTAAGATGGGTGATGGCTGGCAATACACCTATGCTGCCGATAAAATACGCGGTTTTAAACAAACCCACCAGCCAAGTCCCTGGATGAATGATTATGGGCAATTTGTAATTATGCCGGTTACCGGTAAGTTACGTTTTGACCAGGACGATCGCGCAAGTTGGTTTTCGCATAAATCAGAAACGGCCAAACCTTACTATTATAGTGTTTACCTGGCCGACGCTGATGTGACTACCGAGATAACGCCAACTGAACGTACCGCGCAATTCCGGTTCACTTTCCCAAAATCTGATAGCTCATTTATCGTTGTTGATGCTTTTAACCGGGCTTCGTACATCAAAATATTACCTAAGGAGCAAAAGATCATCGGTTATAGCACCCGTTATGCACGTGGCAAAATGACCAACTTTAAAAATTACTTTGTTATTTATGTTGATAAGCCTTTTACGCTGGCCAAAGCCTGGCATGATAAAACACTTGCCCATGATTCGCTGGAGATTAGCAGTGCTCACTCCGGCGCGGTTATCGGCTTTAAAACTGCCAAAGGCGAAAAAGTACACCTGAAAGTAGCCTCCTCATTTGTAAGCTTTGAGCAGGCTGAACTTAACCTGAAACGCGAGCTGGCAAACGATAATTTTGATGCCACCTGCCAAAAAGCCAAAGCGGTATGGAATAAAACCCTGAGCCGTATCAACGTAGAGGGTGGAAGCATCGACCAAACCCGAACTTTTTATAGTTGTATGTACCGCATGTTGTTTTTCCCGAACAAACTGTATGAGTTAGATGCGCAGAATAAGATAATTCACTATAGTCCATACAATGGCAAAATTATGCCAGGCTATTTATTTGGCGGTACGGGTTTTTGGGATACTTTCAGGGCGCTTTATCCGTTCCTAAACCTGGTTTATCCATCTATTAACAAAGAGATGCAGGAAGGTTTGATCAATGACTATAAAGAAGGTGGTTGGTTGCCGGAATGGTCAAGCCCGGGTTATGCCGATATTATGGTGGGTAATAATTCCGCTTCGGTTGTTGCCGAAGCCTATTTGAAGGGCTTACGTGGATATGATATCAATACGCTTTATGATGCGCTGGTACATGGTGCCAATAACGAGGGCCCAATATCAGCCGTTGGTCGCTACGGAGTGAAATATTATAATGAACTGGGCTATGTGCCTTATGATGTAAAAATTAATGAGAACGCAGCCCGCACGCTGGAATATGCTTACGACGATTTTGCCATTTACCAATTGGGAAAAGCCATAGGCAAACCGGAATCTGAAATTGCTATCTACAAAAAACGCAGCCAGAATTACCGTAACCTGTTTGATCCTGCTACCGGTTTGATGCGTGGTAAAAACAAGGATGGCTCTTTTCAAACTCCCTTTAATCCTTTTAAATGGGGTGATGCTTTTACGGAGGGTAACAGCTGGCACTACACCTGGGGAGTATTTCATGATATTCAGGGATTGATAAACCTGATGGGTGGCAAACAAAAGTTTGTAAGCAAGCTGGATTCTGTATTTACCATGCCTCCAGTATTTGATGATAGTTATTATGGCGGGGTGATCCACGAGATCCGTGAAATGCAGATAGCCAATATGGGGCAATATGCGCATGGCAACCAGCCTATACAGCACATGATATACCTGTATAACTATGCCGGTGAACCCTGGAAAACCCAATACTGGGCACGCGAAACTATGAACCGCATGTACAAGGCTACGCCTGATGGCTACTGCGGCGATGAAGATAATGGCCAAACATCAGCCTGGTATGTGTTCTCGGCTATGGGTTTTTACCCGGTTTGTCCGGCCAGCGACCAATATGTGTTGGGTGCGCCACTATTTAAAAAGTTAACCCTGACATTAGAGAACGGCAAGCAGGTAGTGATCAATGCACCGGCCAATAGTACTCAAAATTGTTACGTACAAACATTCAACGTTAATGGTAAATTATACACACCAAACTGGCTTAGTCACAAAGCGCTGATGCAGGGTGCGGTGATCAACGTAGGTATGGGGGCAACGCCAAACAAAACAAGGGGTACACAATACAAGGATTTTCCATTTTCTCTGTCAGAGAAAAACTAA
- a CDS encoding alpha-L-fucosidase, whose translation MKLNNSIKAICLGLLCSLGISAYAQSNKPVKTLAQLQQEFVDLRFGMFIHFNIPTYMNQDWADPEASPAIFNPTKLNCDQWAKAAKSAHMSYGCITTKHHSGFCIWDTKTTDYNVMNSPLKRDVVKEYADAFRANGLKVFLYYSILDTHHRLRPNGITPKHIDMIKAQITELLTKYGDIGALIIDGWDAPWSRISYDDVPFEEIYRLVKSLQPNCLVMDLNGAKYPAEGMFYTDIKTYEQGAGQHISKENNNMPALSCYPLQKHWFWNLSDPTDAVKDPAKLVNDNIIPFNNVDCNFILNVAPNRDGLIDDNALAALKKIGELWKNEGPVAKLPKLEAPIISSNLAKNQFSNSSWSDDSNIMDFANDDDFHSSWVSNPTVKNPWYEIMFKRDLGFNAIVVTEEKPNITRLHLEYCDNGTWKPLFTGENKNKVKIFRFDRVWGSKVRVSVDAADHQVSIAEVGVYNERR comes from the coding sequence ATGAAGTTAAATAATAGTATAAAAGCAATTTGCCTGGGGCTGTTGTGCAGCCTGGGTATATCTGCGTATGCGCAAAGTAACAAACCTGTAAAAACACTGGCACAGCTGCAACAAGAGTTTGTTGATTTGCGCTTTGGTATGTTTATCCATTTTAACATCCCAACCTACATGAATCAGGATTGGGCCGACCCTGAAGCATCACCTGCCATTTTTAATCCAACAAAGCTCAATTGCGATCAGTGGGCCAAAGCGGCAAAATCTGCCCATATGAGTTATGGCTGTATTACCACCAAGCACCACAGCGGTTTTTGCATCTGGGATACCAAAACCACCGATTACAACGTAATGAATAGTCCGCTGAAAAGGGATGTAGTTAAAGAGTATGCAGACGCCTTCCGGGCCAACGGGCTGAAAGTATTCTTATACTATTCTATCCTGGATACCCATCACCGGTTAAGGCCAAATGGTATAACGCCTAAACATATTGATATGATCAAAGCCCAGATTACCGAGTTGCTGACAAAATATGGCGACATCGGCGCATTGATCATTGATGGTTGGGATGCGCCATGGTCAAGAATATCTTATGATGATGTGCCTTTTGAAGAGATTTATCGTTTGGTAAAATCGTTACAGCCTAATTGCCTGGTTATGGATCTTAATGGGGCTAAATATCCTGCAGAAGGTATGTTCTATACCGATATTAAGACTTACGAGCAGGGCGCCGGCCAGCACATTTCAAAAGAGAACAATAATATGCCGGCACTTTCCTGCTATCCGCTGCAAAAACATTGGTTCTGGAATTTATCTGATCCGACAGATGCCGTGAAAGATCCCGCTAAACTGGTTAATGATAATATCATCCCATTTAATAATGTGGATTGTAATTTTATCCTGAATGTGGCACCTAACCGTGATGGACTCATTGATGATAATGCCCTTGCGGCTCTCAAAAAAATAGGAGAGTTGTGGAAGAATGAAGGCCCTGTGGCTAAATTACCTAAACTCGAAGCGCCTATTATATCATCAAATCTGGCTAAAAATCAGTTCTCGAATTCCAGCTGGAGCGATGATTCTAATATCATGGACTTTGCCAATGACGATGATTTTCATTCTTCATGGGTATCCAACCCAACCGTAAAAAATCCGTGGTACGAGATTATGTTCAAACGTGATCTGGGATTTAATGCAATTGTTGTTACCGAAGAGAAACCAAACATAACCAGGTTACATCTGGAATATTGTGATAACGGTACCTGGAAACCATTATTTACCGGCGAGAACAAAAATAAAGTAAAGATATTCCGCTTTGATAGGGTATGGGGAAGTAAAGTACGTGTATCTGTTGATGCCGCCGATCATCAGGTATCCATTGCCGAAGTTGGCGTTTATAATGAAAGAAGATAA
- a CDS encoding basic secretory protein-like protein, with protein sequence MKKVFLLGALFTLGFAANSNAQQTEVFDKKGYKLTFENQDANFSPELKNKLVETFYTVYPKLAKAYNKKTLKSVTFVIDTAYNGVAATADGRVVFSSKYMTKHPHDIDVVTHEVMHIVQDYGQSTGPGWLTEGIADYARYKFGVDNEGAKWALPAFKATQSYENSYRITARFLVWIETNVKPGLVKNLDAQLRNHTFTNDSWKQETGKTLDELWTAYAANPVIGA encoded by the coding sequence ATGAAAAAAGTTTTTCTTTTAGGCGCACTATTTACTTTGGGTTTTGCTGCCAACAGTAATGCCCAACAAACCGAAGTGTTTGACAAAAAAGGATACAAATTAACCTTTGAAAACCAGGATGCCAATTTTAGCCCAGAGCTTAAAAATAAATTGGTCGAGACTTTTTACACCGTTTATCCTAAACTGGCAAAAGCCTACAATAAAAAAACCTTAAAAAGTGTAACCTTTGTTATTGATACCGCTTATAATGGTGTTGCTGCTACAGCTGATGGCCGCGTTGTTTTTAGCTCAAAATATATGACAAAACATCCGCATGATATTGATGTGGTTACGCATGAGGTAATGCATATTGTACAGGATTATGGCCAAAGCACCGGCCCCGGATGGCTGACTGAAGGTATTGCCGATTATGCCCGCTATAAATTTGGTGTTGATAACGAAGGCGCCAAATGGGCATTACCTGCTTTTAAAGCAACCCAGAGCTATGAGAATAGTTACCGTATTACCGCCCGTTTCCTGGTGTGGATAGAGACAAATGTTAAACCAGGCCTGGTAAAAAATTTGGATGCCCAACTACGCAACCATACCTTTACCAATGATAGCTGGAAGCAGGAAACCGGAAAAACATTAGATGAACTTTGGACAGCCTATGCAGCTAATCCGGTTATTGGAGCGTAA